In Kogia breviceps isolate mKogBre1 chromosome 9, mKogBre1 haplotype 1, whole genome shotgun sequence, a single window of DNA contains:
- the FZD1 gene encoding frizzled-1 translates to MAEEEAPKKSRAAAGSGTSWELCAGALRTGPVAEGNGDAGSRRRPPPVDSGRLARGLLLLLWLLEAPLLLGVRAQAAGQGPGPGQQPPPPQQQQSGQQYNGERGISIPDHGYCQPISIPLCTDIAYNQTIMPNLLGHTNQEDAGLEVHQFYPLVKVQCSAELKFFLCSMYAPVCTVLEQALPPCRSLCERARQGCEALMNKFGFQWPDTLKCEKFPVHGAGELCVGQNTSDKGTPTPSLLPEFWTSNPQHGGGGYRGGGFAGGAGASERGKFSCPRALKVPSYLNYHFLGEKDCGAPCEPTKVYGLMYFGPEELRFSRTWIGIWSVLCCASTLFTVLTYLVDMRRFSYPERPIIFLSGCYTAVAVAYIAGFLLEDRVVCNDKFAEDGARTVAQGTKKEGCTILFMMLYFFSMASSIWWVILSLTWFLAAGMKWGHEAIEANSQYFHLAAWAVPAIKTITILALGQVDGDVLSGVCFVGLNNVDALRGFVLAPLFVYLFIGTSFLLAGFVSLFRIRTIMKHDGTKTEKLEKLMVRIGVFSVLYTVPATIVIACYFYEQAFRDQWERSWVAQSCKSYAIPCPHLQAGGAPPHPPMSPDFTVFMIKYLMTLIVGITSGFWIWSGKTLNSWRKFYTRLTNSKQGETTV, encoded by the coding sequence ATGGCTGAGGAGGAGGCGCCTAAGAAGTCCCGGGCCGCCGCCGGCAGCGGCACAAGCTGGGAACTTTGTGCCGGGGCGCTCCGCACTGGACCGGTGGCGGAGGGGAACGGGGACGCGGGCAGCCGCCGCCGTCCCCCCCCAGTTGACTCCGGGCGCTTGGCGCGCGGGCTGCTACTACTGCTTTGGCTGCTGGAGGCTCCGCTGCTGCTGGGGGTCCGGGCGCAGGCGGCCGGCCAGGGGCCCGGGCCGGGGCAGCAGCCCCCGCCGCCTCAacagcagcagagcgggcagcagTACAACGGCGAGCGGGGCATCTCCATACCGGACCACGGCTACTGCCAGCCCATCTCCATCCCGCTGTGCACGGACATCGCGTACAACCAGACCATCATGCCCAACCTGCTGGGCCACACGAACCAGGAGGATGCGGGCCTCGAGGTGCACCAGTTCTACCCGCTAGTGAAGGTGCAGTGCTCCGCGGAGCTCAAGTTCTTCCTGTGCTCCATGTACGCGCCCGTGTGCACCGTGCTGGAGCAGGCTCTGCCGCCTTGCCGCTCCCTGTGCGAGCGTGCGCGCCAGGGCTGTGAGGCGCTCATGAACAAGTTCGGCTTCCAGTGGCCTGACACGCTCAAGTGCGAGAAGTTCCCGGTGCACGGCGCTGGCGAGCTGTGCGTGGGCCAGAACACGTCGGACAAGGGCACCCCGACGCCCTCGCTGCTGCCTGAGTTCTGGACCAGCAACCCACAGCACGGCGGCGGAGGGTACCGGGGGGGCGGCTTCGCGGGGGGCGCCGGCGCGTCGGAACGAGGCAAGTTCTCGTGCCCGCGCGCCCTCAAGGTGCCCTCCTACCTCAACTATCACTTCCTGGGGGAGAAGGACTGCGGCGCGCCCTGCGAGCCGACCAAGGTGTACGGGCTTATGTATTTTGGGCCGGAGGAGCTGCGCTTCTCGCGCACCTGGATCGGCATCTGGTCAGTGCTGTGCTGCGCCTCCACGCTCTTCACGGTGCTCACGTACCTGGTGGACATGCGGCGCTTCAGCTACCCGGAGCGGCCCATCATCTTCCTGTCGGGCTGCTACACGGCAGTGGCCGTGGCCTACATCGCCGGCTTCCTGCTGGAGGACCGGGTGGTGTGTAACGACAAATTCGCGGAGGACGGGGCGCGCACAGTGGCGCAGGGCACCAAGAAGGAGGGCTGCACCATCCTCTTCATGATGCTCTACTTCTTCAGCATGGCCAGCTCCATCTGGTGGGTGATCCTGTCGCTCACCTGGTTCCTGGCGGCCGGCATGAAGTGGGGCCACGAGGCCATCGAGGCCAACTCGCAGTACTTCCACCTGGCCGCCTGGGCCGTGCCGGCCATCAAGACCATCACCATCCTGGCGCTGGGCCAGGTGGACGGCGATGTGCTGAGCGGGGTGTGCTTCGTGGGGCTCAACAATGTGGACGCACTGCGCGGCTTCGTGCTGGCGCCGCTCTTCGTGTACCTGTTCATCGGCACGTCCTTCCTACTGGCCGGCTTCGTGTCCCTCTTCCGCATTCGCACTATCATGAAGCACGACGGCACCAAGACCGAGAAGCTGGAGAAGCTCATGGTGCGCATCGGCGTCTTCAGCGTGCTCTATACCGTGCCAGCCACTATCGTCATTGCCTGCTACTTCTACGAGCAGGCCTTCCGGGACCAGTGGGAGCGCAGCTGGGTGGCCCAGAGCTGCAAGAGCTATGCtatcccctgcccccacctccaggcGGGCGGCGCCCCGCCGCACCCGCCCATGAGCCCTGACTTCACAGTCTTCATGATCAAGTATCTTATGACGCTGATCGTGGGCATCACGTCAGGCTTCTGGATCTGGTCCGGCAAGACCCTCAACTCCTGGAGGAAGTTCTACACTAGGCTCACCAATAGCAAACAGGGGGAGACCACCGTCTGA